GCCAATGGCTTTTCAAAAAGGGCCGCTTGGATAAGGGAGTGAACATCGTGGAGTGCAGCCGCCTCGAGAAGGCTAAGGGCGACAAAGGCGGCCTCGAGGTCCACGCTAGCGTGCCGATCCTGGCCGAGTCCGGGCCGGTGGGCATCCTGAACCTGGCCTCGCCCGGTCCCGACCCCTTCGACCCCGAGACCCTGGAGTTTCTAACCGCGGTAGGCCGGGCGTTGGGGCTGGCCTTCAAACGGGCCCGGCTTCAGGAGCAACGCACCCGCGAGCGCGAAGCCCTGGCCACCTTGGAAGAGCGCGCCCGGCTGGCCCGGGAGATGCACGACTCGGTGGCCCAGCTTCTGTTCGCTGCTGACCTCTCGCTGCGGGTGGCCCGGGAGGGGCCGAGTGGGCCGCGGGAAGTGGCCCTCGAGCGCTCCGCTCTTCTGGTGGCCTCGGCGTTGGACGAACTGCGGGGCCTGGTCGAGCTGCTGCGCCCCGCCGATCTTTCGCAAGGGCTCGAGGCGGCTTTATGCCGCCTGGCCGAGCGGGTCAGCGGGTCGGTGCGGGTCCACTTTGAATCGCTCGCCCACAACCTTCCCGAAGAACTGGCCGAAACCCTCTACCGCATCGCCCAGGAGGGGGTGCATAACGCGCTCAAGCACGCCAAGGCCAAGAACATCTGGATTCGTATTGAAAAAAAGCCCCGGCTGGTGCGTTTGCGGGTGGAAGACGATGGCAAGGGTCTACCTCCCAGGTTCAGCCGGGGCCTGGGGCTTTTATCGCTGGAGGAGCGGGCCAAGAGCCTTCAGGGAACCCTCCGGCTCGGCAACCGTCCAGGGGGTGGGGCCAAGCTCGAGGTGGTATTCCCGATCTCCTTCAAGGGTTGAACTCATGCCGCTGCGTTTGCTCATCGTGGATGATCATCCCATAGTTCGGGAAGGGCTCAAGGCCTTTTTGGGGCTTTATCCTGACCTCGAGGTGGTGGGGGAGACCGATAGCGGTGAAGAGGCGCTGAACAAGAGCCGCGCGCTCTCTGCGGATCTGGTCTTGCTCGATCTTCAGCTTTCCGATGGGCACGGCCTCGGCTTCTTGCCTCGCTTCCTATCTCTTCCCAACCCGCCTAAAGTCTTGATCCTGACCAGCTTTCTCGAGGAGGACAGCCTGCGCCAGGCCCTCAGCCTGGGGGCCTCGGGCTACCTGGTCAAGCACGCCGGGCCGGTGGCCTTGCTCGAGGGCATCCGCGCAGCAGGCCGGGGTGAGGTACCCCTAGACCCTGCGGCGGTGCGGCTTCTGACCCGCCCGGCCCCAAACCCGCTCGCCAGCCTGACCCCTAAAGAGCGCGAAGTCCTCTCGCACTTGGCCCAGGGGATGAGCAACAAAGCCATCGCCCAGGCCCTGGGGGTGAGCGAGAAAACCGTCAAGACCCACGTCAGCAGCCTCCTCGCCAAGCTGAACCTCAAGGGGCGTACCCAGGCGGCACTTTTTGCCAAGGAACAGGGGCTCTGAATAGACGCCCCGTTCGAAGCGTTTCACTTCCTGCGTGCCTGGCTGGACAGCGCTGGCCCGAAAGGGGTACGGATCCGACCACGAGCCGCGTCAGGACCGGAATACAAGACAGAACCCGCATGGCCTTCACATTCCACTTCGTACGCCGTACGCAAAACGCTAAACGCGGGGTGCTCCCTCCCCTAGCAGGGGAGGGCTGGGGTGGTGTGTTGGTGTACGTCATACGTTGTACGTCGTACGAAGGAGATCGGTCCCTAGGTGTACCGGTTCCGCCGGTCCCGAAGGGAATCTACCTCCGGGTGTACGGAGCTTGCTCCGTCCCGATAGGGGATCGTCCCTTGGGTGTACGGCAGTACGCCGTCCCGTAGGGGATCGTCCCCCGCGTTTAGCGTCTGGCGTTTTGCGTATTGCGTATGACCTACGACGTCTAAGTCAGCACAAATC
This portion of the Meiothermus sp. Pnk-1 genome encodes:
- a CDS encoding GAF domain-containing sensor histidine kinase; the encoded protein is MVIQLDQNRLERRLKELSTLNRILEVLNSEADFERALETALHELVELLGLSTGWVFLTRMEPGDAHQGGFSLAGFAGLPPALDREEQACLREAGCDCQWLFKKGRLDKGVNIVECSRLEKAKGDKGGLEVHASVPILAESGPVGILNLASPGPDPFDPETLEFLTAVGRALGLAFKRARLQEQRTREREALATLEERARLAREMHDSVAQLLFAADLSLRVAREGPSGPREVALERSALLVASALDELRGLVELLRPADLSQGLEAALCRLAERVSGSVRVHFESLAHNLPEELAETLYRIAQEGVHNALKHAKAKNIWIRIEKKPRLVRLRVEDDGKGLPPRFSRGLGLLSLEERAKSLQGTLRLGNRPGGGAKLEVVFPISFKG
- a CDS encoding response regulator transcription factor, translated to MPLRLLIVDDHPIVREGLKAFLGLYPDLEVVGETDSGEEALNKSRALSADLVLLDLQLSDGHGLGFLPRFLSLPNPPKVLILTSFLEEDSLRQALSLGASGYLVKHAGPVALLEGIRAAGRGEVPLDPAAVRLLTRPAPNPLASLTPKEREVLSHLAQGMSNKAIAQALGVSEKTVKTHVSSLLAKLNLKGRTQAALFAKEQGL